The sequence TAGACGATGCCGCGCGCGGCCTTCTCCACGTCGTAGTCGGCGTTGTGGAGGAGGTTCTGGATGATGTTCTCGACGTCCTCACCCACGTAGCCGGCCTCGGTGAGGCTGGTGGCGTCCGCGATGGTGAAGGGCACGTTGAGGAAGCGCGCCAGCGACTGCGCGAGCAGCGTCTTGCCCGAGCCCGTGGGGCCGATGAGCAGGATGTTGCTCTTCTGCAGCTCCACGTCCTCGCCGCCGGGGCTCTTCACGCCGGGGCGCGGCCGGGCGGCCGGCTTCTTCTGGTAGATGCGCTTGTAGTGGTTGTAGACCGCGACCGAGAGGACCTTCTTCGCCTGGTCCTGACCGATGACGTAGTCGTCGAGGAACGCCTTGATCTCCAGCGGCGTAGGCAGGCTGACCTGCGGCTTGCCCTCCTCGCGTTCGTTCTCGTCCGCGATGATGTCGTTACACAGCTTGATGCACTCGTCGCAGATGTAGACCGTGGGTCCGGCGATGAGCTTCCGAACCTCGCGCTGCGATTTGCCGCAGAACGAGCAGGACAGGTTGACGTGGTGCTCCTTCTTCACTGCCGCCTCCGAGTTCGCCGGTCCCAGATTGGGACCTTCTCCGCCGACCACCGCACTCCGCCACCCTCGAAGCCGCCCACGTCTTTACGACGGCTCCAGGCCCACCTGCTACAGGCCCTGAACCCACTATAGGGCCCTCCCCTCCGGGCAGGAAGCCCGGCGGAGGTGCCCTTTCCCAGGAGCGTTCATCCCAGGTCAACGGGTCGACGTTGGATAACAGCGACTCAGGCGTCCGTCACGCTCGACGCGATCTCTTCGACATCGTCCGCCAGGGCGGCCGCCCGCTCGGCGACAGCGTTGGGGACTCGACGGCTTCCCGCCAGCTCGGAGGCGAGCTTGCGCGCCATCTGCGCCAGTTTCCGCACCTGGAGGCTCTCCGGCGGCGGCTCCGGCGGGGGCCGGGGGAAGCGCTCGGTGAACTCCTTCTTGAGCTCCGTGGGAGACTTCTCCGGGCTCCAGATGCTGTCGCGCAGGGACTTGTATTCGGTGGGTGACAGCTGGCCGCGCTCCTCGGCGTCAGCCAGGACTTCCACCACTTCGAAGGCGGGCGCCTTCTCCGGGAACTCGTGCTGCTGGAGCTCTTCCGGGGCTTCGTGCTTGGCCAGGAAGCTGAACGAGCGCGTGAGCTTCAGCGCGGTCTGCTTCTTGATGTGCAGCTCCTTGAGGCAGTAGGCCTCGAAGGAGGCGTGGCCCCACTCCTCGTACTTGGCTTCGTCCCGGACCTGGACGAGCAGCTTGCCCAGCTCCGCCCAGGTGGACTTGAAGCGCTTGGCGGCGAGCAGGACGGTGTGGCGGAACGTCCCCGGGGGGACGCTCATGGCCTTCTTGGCGATTTCGACTTCGGCGACAGAGGCGGACATGCCTGTTGTATCGGGCACGTCCGGGGGGTGGGCAAGAAAGTCGCCCTACCCCCGCTTGCCGATATTGAACGAAAGTCCCACGGTGGCGCGCTCGCCGTCGTAGGCCTTGAAGGGCCACTTCTTCAGCTCCGCGAAGAGGCACTCGTAGAGCGGGCCCTGCTTGAACTGGGGGTTGTCCACCCAGAGCTTGTTCACGCGGCCGTCGTTCCCGATGACGAACTCCATCGGAATCTTCGCGGCCAGGCCCGGCGTGCGCTCGGCCTCTTCCTTGAAGCAGCGGAAGAGCTTGGACTGGTTGCCGGCGACGACGCGGTTGATGGCGCCCTGGTCGAACTGCTGGGCCATCTCCAGGCCGTCCGGATCCGTGGAGACGCTGCCCGTCCGGGGCGGCCGGTTGGCGGAAGCGGCGCTGGCCACCGCGCCACTGCCCGCTGTCTTGGGGGAGGCACTGCCCTGCCCCGCGGGGCGATCCGGGCGGCGCGGGTCGTTGGTCGGGTAGGCGAAGAGGTCCTCGTCATCCCCCCGGGCCTGGGCCAGGCGGATGGTGGGCGGATCCATGGTGATGCCGTCGCCCTCGTCCGTCGCGCCGAACAGGCCGTAGACGGCGGCGTTGCGCGCCAGGTACCAGCCGGTGACGCCCAACAGGAGCGCCACGCCCGCGGCGACGCCCGCGAGCACCTTCACGCGCTTCTGGTTGCGGGCCTGCTCCACGAGCATCGTCTGGGCGACGCGGCCCTGCGCCTCGAAGCGCGCGATGTGCACCTGGAAGGCGGCGGTGTCCCGGAGCGTCCGGAACTCCCGCTCACCCGCCGGCGCCACCGGGCTGTCCGGGGTCAGTTCCCCCGTGTAGAGCTTCTCCACCACCTGGGATGCGGTGATGGGCCCCAGCACCAGGTCTCCCTGTCGGAAAAGCCACTGCCCATCACTGTCCACCGCGAGTTCTTGTCCGGCCAGCATTCGCGCGGGAGTATCGTGTGTCTCCCAGCGTCATCGCAACGCCGTGGCAAAGCCCTCGCTCAAACGAATTCCCGCCGTACTGTGGACTTGGTATCGCGGTGGAAACTTCCGCGGCTTCCAGCGCCAGGTGGAAGGCCCCACGGTCCAGGACGCGCTCGAAGACGCCCTGGAGCAGGCAGGCTCACCGGCGACGGTGATGCCGTCCGGGCGCACCGACCGGGGCGTGCACGCGCGGATGCAGGTCATCAGCCTGCGCCTCAATGAGGACGTGCCCCTGGACTCGCTGCCCGCGAGGCTCCAGCCGCACCTCTCCCCGGACGTGGGGCTGTGCATCGCGAAGCGGCCGCCGGGCGCCTTCCACGCCCAGTGGAGCGCGAGCGGCAAGGAGTACCGCTATCACCTGACGCTGGGTGGACCGCCGACGGAAGCGTGGCGGCCGTACGCGCTGGACGTGGCGGCGGACGGGACGCTCCAGGCCGGTCACCGGGTGACGCCGGAGCGGCTGGAGGCGCTGCTCGCCCGCGCCGTGGGCACGCGGGACTTCACCGCGTTCCACGAGCGTTCCAGTCCCCAGAAGCCGCGCACGCTCGCGTCCGCCACCCTGCGGGAGCTGGGCGGAGGGCTCTTCGAGGCGCGGCTGGAGGGAGATGGCTTCGCGCGCTACCAGGTGCGGTACCTGGTGGGCAGTGCGCTGAAGGTCGCCGCGGGGCTCCTGTCCGAGGAGCAGTGGCACGCGGCGCTGGATGCGGGGAGCGCCCTGGCCGGCTTCAAGGCCCCGGCGCATGGGCTGGTGCTGTGGGAGGTCCGCTATCCTTCCGCGGTGGACCCCTTCGGGCCCGGCGAGCGCCTCCACCCGCCCGGTCTGCCCGACGCGCCACCCTTCACGGGAGCGCCGCCGGGCTGACGTCGCGCTTTCAGTCCACGAAGCGCGCTTCGTACTTCGCCAGCAGATCCGAGATGGCCTCCCGGAGGTACTCGCTCTGACGGATGCGCGTGGTGCGCGACAGCTCCTTCAGGGCATCCAGCTTCTCGCGATTGAGACGAAACACGACCGAGGTGAGGCGGGGATTCATGTCCAAGTGCGTGGCCTCCGACAGATGCACACACCCTCTCACAATGTCGGACAACCTCAAGAAAACAACCTACGAGGCCGAACCCACCGGGATGATCCACTGCAACCCGGTGAAGAGCTCGGTGTCCGCGCGCAGTCCGGAGCCGAACCCGAACGTGAAGCCGAGCCCGCCGTACAGCGCGAAATGATCCAAGAGGGTGTGTCTGGCGCCGAACCCTAAGCGAGGCCCCAGCCACGGCCCAGAAATCGGCCGCACGGAAACGCCGAGATCAAAGAAGGTCCGCCACGACTCGGATCCGAAGACGCTGCGGTAACCGGTGATCAGCGCCAGCTCCTCCCCCGGGCGGCCGGTGCTGCCGCGCGCGAGGAGGAACACCTCATTCCCCTCGTAGCCGACGGTGAGCGCGGCCCCCAGGTCCAGGTGCCCGGCGAGCCCGGACACGGCGGAGGTGCCGCTGATCCGTTCGGTGTACGTGGCCCCGGGCCCCACGGTGAGGATCAGCGAGCGCTGGCGCGCGTAGGGCCCGTCGTCCACGAACTCCGCCGCGGCGGCGGGGGCGGCCGCGAGGATCAGGACGGCCGGGAGCCCCTTCACCCCACCACCGGGAGCTTGAAGCCCTCGGCGGGTCCCTTCCCCTGCCCTGCCCCGGCCGCGGGGGTGATGCCGGCGGCCTCGTTGAGGCGGCCCGAGCGGAAGGGCTCCAGGTCCAGGGCCACGAACTTGAAGCCCAGGGACTTGAAGGCGCCGTTGATCCGCTCGCGGATGCCGGCCTCGAAGAAGCGCGGGTACTCCTCGCTGGCCAGCTCGATGCGCGCCACGTCCTGGTGGTAGCGCACGCGGAACTGCTTGAACTCCAGGGCGCGCAGCTCCGACTCCGCGGCGGCGATCTGCAGCAGCCGGTCGCGCGTCACGGACGTGCCGTAGGGGATGCGCGACGCCAGGCACGCCATCTGCGGCTTGTCCCAGGTGGGCAGCCCCAGCTTGCGGCTCCACGCGCGGATCTCATCCTTGGTGAGCCCCGCCTGGGCCAGGGGGGACGACACCTGGTGCTCCTTCGCGGCCTTGTGGCCGGGGCGGTGATCCTTGAAGTCGTCCGCGTTGAAGCCGTCCAGCACCACGGCGAGCCCCAGCTCCGCGCGCTTCGCCTCGCAGAGGTCGTACAGCTCCGTCTTGCAGAAGTAGCAGCGGTTGGTGGGGTTGGCGGCGTAGTTGGGGTTCGCCAGCTCGTTGCTGGAGACGACGACGTGGCGGGCGCCCAGGCGGTCCGCCAGCTCACGGGCCTCGCGCTCCTCCTCCGGGGCCACGGAGGCCGACAGCGCGGTGAGCGCCAGGGCGCGCTCGCCCAGCACCTCCGCAGCGATGGCGAGGACGAAAGTGGAGTCCACGCCGCCGGAGAACGCCACCAGCGCACTGCCGTGGGCGCGCAGGGCTTCGCGCATCGCCTCCAGCTTGGGGCGGGACGCTTCACACAGGGCTTCAATCCGCTCGGGGCTCAGCATGGGGGACTCCTAAAACGGAAGGGCCCCGGATTGCACGCGCATCGCGCGAGCAACCTGGAGCCCTTCGACAGTCAGGGGACAGCGGGGGGCTTCTAGCGGGCCTTGCCCTTCACGGCCTTCTTCTTCGCGGCGGCGGGGGCCGGCTTGCCCACGCGGGCGGCGCGGGTGGCCGGACGCGCCTTGGCGCCCTTGGAGCCCTTGTCCGCCTTGGGCGTCTTCGCGGCCTTCACGGCGGCGACCCGGGCGGGGGCCTCCTCCTCGTCGCGGCGGGCCTTCTTGGCCGGCAGCGGGTTGGCCTTCATCTTCTTGCCGGTGATGATCTTCAGCTCGTCCGTCGTCATCAGGCCCAGGTCCAGCAGCGCCTGGAAGATCTTCGTGCCGCCGTCCTCCACCGACTCCGTGTCGGAGTAGATGGTCACCTCGGGAGAGGTGGGCGGCTCGTAGGGCTCCGTGATGCCGATGAAGTTCGGGATCTCGCCGTTGAGCGCCTTCTTGTACTTGCCCGTGGTGTCGCGCTCGATGAGCTTCTCCGTGGGGCAGTCGACGTAGACCTCCACGTACTTGCCCACCGAGCGGCGCACTTCCTCACGGCTCGACTTGTAGGGGCTCACGCAGGGGACGAGCACCGCCGTGCCGTTGCGGGCCAGGAGGCCGGCGACGAAGCCCAGGCGGCGCACCACCATGTTGCGCTCGTCCTTGGTGTCGCCGATGCCGGCCCACAGGTCGTTCTGGAGTTCACCCTCATCGAGGACCTCCACGTTGCGTCCGACCTGCCGGAGGCGCGCCGCGATGTAGGCGGCCGTCGTGCTCTTCCCGGTCCCGGACATGCCGGTCAGCCAGAGGGTGAAACCAGTGTTGGGGGCC comes from Corallococcus macrosporus and encodes:
- the larE gene encoding ATP-dependent sacrificial sulfur transferase LarE, producing MLSPERIEALCEASRPKLEAMREALRAHGSALVAFSGGVDSTFVLAIAAEVLGERALALTALSASVAPEEEREARELADRLGARHVVVSSNELANPNYAANPTNRCYFCKTELYDLCEAKRAELGLAVVLDGFNADDFKDHRPGHKAAKEHQVSSPLAQAGLTKDEIRAWSRKLGLPTWDKPQMACLASRIPYGTSVTRDRLLQIAAAESELRALEFKQFRVRYHQDVARIELASEEYPRFFEAGIRERINGAFKSLGFKFVALDLEPFRSGRLNEAAGITPAAGAGQGKGPAEGFKLPVVG
- a CDS encoding ribbon-helix-helix domain-containing protein gives rise to the protein MDMNPRLTSVVFRLNREKLDALKELSRTTRIRQSEYLREAISDLLAKYEARFVD
- a CDS encoding tRNA pseudouridine(38-40) synthase TruA is translated as MAKPSLKRIPAVLWTWYRGGNFRGFQRQVEGPTVQDALEDALEQAGSPATVMPSGRTDRGVHARMQVISLRLNEDVPLDSLPARLQPHLSPDVGLCIAKRPPGAFHAQWSASGKEYRYHLTLGGPPTEAWRPYALDVAADGTLQAGHRVTPERLEALLARAVGTRDFTAFHERSSPQKPRTLASATLRELGGGLFEARLEGDGFARYQVRYLVGSALKVAAGLLSEEQWHAALDAGSALAGFKAPAHGLVLWEVRYPSAVDPFGPGERLHPPGLPDAPPFTGAPPG
- a CDS encoding AgmX/PglI C-terminal domain-containing protein, with the translated sequence MLAGQELAVDSDGQWLFRQGDLVLGPITASQVVEKLYTGELTPDSPVAPAGEREFRTLRDTAAFQVHIARFEAQGRVAQTMLVEQARNQKRVKVLAGVAAGVALLLGVTGWYLARNAAVYGLFGATDEGDGITMDPPTIRLAQARGDDEDLFAYPTNDPRRPDRPAGQGSASPKTAGSGAVASAASANRPPRTGSVSTDPDGLEMAQQFDQGAINRVVAGNQSKLFRCFKEEAERTPGLAAKIPMEFVIGNDGRVNKLWVDNPQFKQGPLYECLFAELKKWPFKAYDGERATVGLSFNIGKRG
- the cysC gene encoding adenylyl-sulfate kinase; this translates as MAPNTGFTLWLTGMSGTGKSTTAAYIAARLRQVGRNVEVLDEGELQNDLWAGIGDTKDERNMVVRRLGFVAGLLARNGTAVLVPCVSPYKSSREEVRRSVGKYVEVYVDCPTEKLIERDTTGKYKKALNGEIPNFIGITEPYEPPTSPEVTIYSDTESVEDGGTKIFQALLDLGLMTTDELKIITGKKMKANPLPAKKARRDEEEAPARVAAVKAAKTPKADKGSKGAKARPATRAARVGKPAPAAAKKKAVKGKAR